The Maylandia zebra isolate NMK-2024a linkage group LG7, Mzebra_GT3a, whole genome shotgun sequence genome contains a region encoding:
- the tmpob gene encoding thymopoietin b encodes MAEFLEDPSVLTKDKLKNELTANNVPLPSGEHKKEVYVQLYLKNLTVLNNKKTPPADTFSSDEELPAPVVSNKSRSGRKATRKTDKPRAEEVEVTDLTDEDLKQQLAKHGVDVGPIVASTRKVYEKRLQKLLDQPPAEPKAPTVTTLPKADSNQNGNTNSDQYSDKEDEEVPAPEPEPVPVVEKSVRSRGKAPVTVRTSSKRQTKVVEEIPEETPKKATESVVEDILANEISTPTGISATCRRPIRGAAGRPLKPSEYWLDESRVKTDVHTEYNLYSESLSRPSFTVSPNAAPVRRSFLPLLLKLLLLVVVCASLFFVYQNLDADQINTLKGLSDSVVVPVQSAVDKVATYLGISGSGVTEGIPK; translated from the exons ATGGCAGAATTCCTCGAAGATCCGTCAGTTCTCACGAAAGACAAGCTGAAAAACGAGCTTACGGCAAACAATGTGCCCCTTCCGAGCGGAGAGCATAAAAAAGAAGTGTATGTGCAGCTGTATCTGAAGAACCTGACCGTACTGAACAACAAGAAGACCCCACCTGCAGACACCTTCTCCAGCGATGAAGAGTTACCTGCCCCGGTGGTGTCAAACAAAAGTCGCTCCGGAAGG AAAGCTACCAGAAAGACAGACAAGCCTCGCGCGGAGGAAGTGGAGGTGACAGATCTGACTGATGAAGACTTAAAACAGCAGCTGGCAAAGCATGGTGTGGACGTAGGACCCATTGTTG CCTCTACCCGTAAGGTGTATGAGAAGAGGCTGCAGAAGCTTTTGGACCAGCCTCCAGCTGAACCCAAAGCTCCTACTGTCACAACTCTCCCCAAGGCAGACAGTAATCAGAACGGCAACACAAACTCCGACCAGTACAGCGACAAAGAAGACG AGGAGGTCCCTGCCCCTGAACCAGAGCCAGTTCCTGTGGTAGAGAAGTCtgtgaggagcagaggaaaagcTCCTGTCACTGTCAGAACCAGCAGCAAACGGCAGACAAAG GTGGTGGAGGAAATTCCTGAAGAGACCCCTAAAAAGGCCACTGAGAGTGTGGTTGAAGATATCCTTGCCAATGAAATAAGCACACCAACCGGCATCAG tgcgACCTGCAGGCGTCCAATCAGAGGGGCAGCTGGTCGGCCTTTAAAACCAAGTGAGTACTGGCTGGATGAGTCCCGCGTGAAGACCGATGTCCACACCGAATACAACTTGTATTCTGAGTCTCTGTCCCGGCCGAGCTTCACGGTCTCCCCAAACGCAGCACCGGTTCGACGAAGCTTCCTGCCCCTGCTGCTCAAGCTCCTGCTCCTTGTGGTGGTGTGCGCTTCTCTGTTCTTTGTCTACCAGAACCTGGACGCCGATCAGATCAATACCCTCAAAGGCCTCTCTGACAGCGTCGTCGTCCCGGTCCAAAGCGCCGTGGACAAAGTCGCCACCTACCTGGGCATCAGCGGCAGCGGTGTCACAGAGGGCATCCCCAAGTAA